In Lycium ferocissimum isolate CSIRO_LF1 chromosome 7, AGI_CSIRO_Lferr_CH_V1, whole genome shotgun sequence, the sequence CGAATCGAAGCTCAAAATAGATCGATTCGAAGTCTAGTGTAGCACCTGGAACCTCAAAATCCTGGATCCACCTATGctaagggcccgtttggccataaataccaaaaactttttcactttttttggaatttttgaagttggaattggagttggagttgtgtttggccatagtttttgaaattgtagtttttggtgaaatgtagtgtaaaaaagtgaaaaatgtggaaattttttgaaaaataagtttttcttgttttcagtattccggaatacaactccggaaaaaagtgaataatttttatggccaaacgcccactaaCTATTCCAAAAACCAAAATTAACTGCAGATTTAGTTAAATACACCTCAAAACTGTAGCTCCGATACAAAAAATCATACAGTATTGAAGTGCGCCATAAAAAGTCTTGAACTAATTGACCGGATAAATTGGCGGACATCGAGTTCTACTGCTAAGAAATTTGTTGAGAGCATCTTCgttgtctttaaattttggaaCTAATTTTCTGAGAGCTGCCACATATGAAGGATCAAATTCTCCACTAATACAATGTTCCCTGGTGACACGACGAAGCAGGTCTTTGCATAAAGCTGCATCATTAATACTAGAACTTTGTATTTTTAAGGGCCGTTTGGGACCAAAATAGTGCTTCACGCAAAACTCTGCAAGTGAGGGTGAAGATAGTACATTATCGTCGTTGTCATTGCTTAGGATCAAAGTGAGGGCCATAAATACTATGAGTGTATGCATGAGGATGAGAAATATGAACTTTCTTCGATTATTTAGGGCCATTCCTACTCTACTGCTTGCTACCCTCCCTGATTCTTGTTAGGTTTAATTTATACTGTAATTTTCACTACGTTTTGTATTAGAAGTAGGATTTGAAGGGATAATTTAATTCCCAATCATAGATAACTTCAAATTGGTCACTTGCCAGTTGCCAAGTCGGTCAACCTACCCAAAAACGGAATCTTGGCCCATCATTACCGAGTTCATCTATCCAGGCGATCGGTTAGGTTTAAAGCTTAGTGGTCAATTTTTACCCTgctatttaagttatatttaaaaataattcaaattttttaGTTGTAGTTGGTATTGGCAAACTTCAGATAAAACATTATTTCCTCATGAACGAAGCTCATAGACGAGTACAGATTTTAGCTCTACATTCTTGAAGTACTTCTACCTTAGTATAAATATCTCGTGATCTACTGAGTATGATGCATTGTTTCTACGAAAAGCCAAACATGTTATCGAACTATTTGAAATAACTCATTTATGttactcgtcaatagtttggtcGATTTATATGATCAACTAtcgaaatgactcatttatgccatatCGTCAATAGTTTAACGATTTATGCGATAACTAttggaaatgactcatttacgCCACTCATCAATAATTTAATCTATTTATAACATCGCCGTTACttaaaaatgactcatccatgcttttttcattaacgccgattTTACAATCTAGATATTACGTACGTGACACTCAACTaaattatggttgtgggtgggtaggGTGTAtgggattttttattaatttgggatttaaaattggtggtttaattaaacgacgtagaaCCTAATGGGGTACATGTCATATACGGTATTATAAAATCaacgttaatgaaaaatgacataaatGACTCATTTTGGTAATGaacgatggcataaatgagccaaactattgattgAAATGcgataaatgagtcatttcgaGATggtcgatggcataaatgagacaaactattgatgagtgacataaatggtaccatttccgatagtttgatgacatatttgagccttttctgtTGTTTCTATTAAATTAtttgtaaataatttcattGAATCTTGAAATTATAATCGTTTATCGTTGTAACCAAAGGGTAAGACAATAATTTGTACATGAGAAAAGTATAAAAGACCCAAAATGGCTGCtataaaaatacacaaaaatttgtACATTGAGAAGGACTCATTcatccaacaattacaacataaCGTTCCATTATCTCTTGTAACTTCTCTTTCAAGTTCATTTTACAAACATTTCTCTTTACATTACATATCAAAAATTTGTGCTTTAATTTTTCAATAGCATATCACTCATGTGCTTTTGTTTTACTCTTTCTAACAAACTGGGAGCAAACTCGTCTTTttatttggaaattattttttaatccataaatatataattgcCTTTTCAAACATGGTACAACTACATATTAATATCACCTTTCAGGTGGTGTGAGGGATGGGGTAGAACGTTCATTCTTCTTGTTGATCTATCGATATTTTAGGCTTGAGAGTAGGGGCATCTGATAAATCCTTGTGGTCAGGCTACTTTTCCACAGACGCGACATAACGGGCTTAGTAAGACCTGCCCTTTTGGACTTTAGGGCCAGAACAATGTCACATAAACCACCATACTACATGGTCTAAAAGTACAAAAATGGATCACAACACCAAATAATAGCTCAGATAACTTTCTAACTCAAATTGAAAATCACCAACTCCCCTTTATCTACTTAATCACAGATTAGAAACTGGCCTCTGTGGACCCAATGTCTACATATTTAActccaacaacccaaacattgaTAATCTCAGCACTTGCACTGATGGGTGAAAGGAAAGTTCACAccttgaatgaatttggaaccTAATTTTCGAACAATTATCCATCAAGATTCAAGAGTAAATGGAGAGGTGATAAACACCCGAGCTTAGCTCATAAGGAGACAAATCTCCTCCAATTGCATGCTGAAGTGGATAGCAGGGTCGACGACATCCCTCCTTTGCATTCTCCGAGAGGGTGTCTTCCTCCCTTTGTTCAGAGCATACCAGATGGACACCAAATTCCTTAACCAAGCAACTCATGCTTAACGAAACAACAACTTGATCTCCCCTTTCTAGCTGATCTCCAAGTTTCCAATGACTAAACCATAGCATCGGATTACAAGGACCTGCAATCCCAAAAATTGTTGGACCATATATCCATTTGATCCCCTTGGTCTTATTGCTCACTTTTATGAAGTGCCTTTGACTGAAACATTCTTCATAATATTCTGCATAAGCAATGCATATCTCTAATCCTTGTATCTTGACATTAGGAAGTTGAGGCACAGTGAAAGCTATTGAGCTCCCTGTGCTTATATTATTGAACTTGGTAGGAACCTTGCCTCCAGGAATAAAAATGCTGTGTATACCAAATTCGTACAGTCCCTGAACAAGACCTTTGCTTTTCGTTGAGGTCAGATAATTGCAAAGTTCCACCACGTCTGCTGCTCTGACCTGCAAATTATCACGGCAAGATAGATCAAGAATATCGACGATGTCTTCAATAGGATCTAGCTTGAATACTCCCTGAACCTCAACCAGTTTTCCACAACTCTCTAGGTGCAATTCAAGTGACCTCATGAAATTTGGTAGATTTGTTACTCTATTCAGTGATCTGCAGTTACGTGCATTCAATAATTGTAAACTCAATGGAAGTTCTGGGATCCACTGGAGTCTTGTGCAGTCAGCTAACTGAAGGGACTGCAGCATGGTTAGGCTCTTCAGGCTCGCTGGCAGGGTAGAAATGAGATTTCCTCTTAGATTCAGATATTTTAAGCAGGACAGGACAGAAAGATCACAGGGAATAACGGTGTCGGTCAGATTGCAATGTGAAATATCTAAACTTTGTAAGGTGACCTGAAAGAGTTCTGCCACTGAACTTACTGACTTTGGCCACAGTGACATCCAAGACCAAAAGATTGAATAAACTGATTTAGCAGGCAGAGAGTCGCTACGATTTCTCATTGTCGTAGAAAACTCCAGCTTCGAGCACCCACAGAGTGTTAGTTCTTCTAAGGATTTTATTTCCCCAGTCTTCTTTGGAAGCTTCCTAAGGCTCTCGCATCCCTTCAGATTTAAGACAAGAAGTTTATTGAGTCCTCCAATGGACTCGTGGACCTTAACCAAACTTATGCAATCTTCAAGAATAACTCTTTCTAGATTCAGCAGTCCAGAGAAGTCAGGGGTCTTCATGAGACTATGGGAGTGACTGAGATCAAGTATCTTCAATGATCGTAGAGACTGAGGAAAAAGAGATAGACAGGTAGAGAGAAAGTCAGTGTTAGAAAAAATATCAATAAGTCTGCCAGAACACAATCAGCCACAAAATTAGACATGAACGGAAGTCAGCAAACCTTTGCTCCCTCCCAGGTTCGGTGCAAGTTGCTATTGCTCATTTCAAGAACTACAAGATTTTCATGAGGGAAGCTACTTGGAAAGGATGTTAATTGGACACCATGCCAGAGCAGCCATCTCAAATTCTTTGGAAATCCTTCATAGGTGCCAGAAAGTTGCACATTATCaaactcaagaaatctcaatTCTTGCATTTTAGAAAATGCTTTAGTACTTATTCCGGCTTCATTTGGTACAGTCTGTGGTCTTTCCAAAACAGAATTCACTCGACGCCAAGAGAAAAGGCCAAGGCAAAGCCTCTTTGGTGAATTTTTCTTGAGAGTCAATGTTGAAGTACTCGTTGAATCATCACAGTGAGGTCTTTTTGATATATTATCGTGTCTGTCTGGTTTGCTTTTATCTGATTCACGCATTTTAAGAACCAGCCCTTCGATACATTCTGTAACCTGAAATGGAAAATAGCATTTAAGTGAGCATGAGCTCCaggccaaaaagaaaaaagaaaagaaaaagcaaattGGTACAAGAGGAATGAGTCATACAGTTTCTTTCTGCAGTATACTGAGGGCTTCCTTGTGATGCCAGATTCTGCTGCATTTACCAGGTTCTGTGGGCGATTCTCGGCAGATGATCTCTTTACCCATTTCTTGTAGTAACTGATGCATCATTAGCTTGTTTTCAGGAGTCACTGTCAGAAGACATCTATCAATGAGATTCTGTATTTCAGCAGTAGCATGGAAACCACATTCATCCAGAATTTTGATTGTATAATCTTTGTCCTTCCCGACGAAGAAGCAAGCAATATCAAGAAATACATTTTTCTCATGATCATCTGGCAAAGCTTCATAGCTTAGTTCAAGAACTTTATGGTTATGGCATTCAGAATACCTCTCTAATTTCTTTATTGCATTTTCCCACGTATCTATACTTTCACCACATAGCGAAGAGGCTAGAACTTGAAGAGCTAAAGGAACCCCTCGACAATGTTTAACTATCTGTTTGGATTGCTTCATGTACTCCTTGACGGGATGGTCTTGACCAAAAGTATGCAAGCTGAAAAGCTGAAGCGCCTCGCAATTGTCCAGTCTCTTGGTTTCATACATCACAAAAGCATCGTGGCGGTTTAGCAAGCTTTCATTTGTAGTTGTTATAATAACTTTACTCCCTGTAGGAATCCAATCTCTTGAATCAAGTATTGCTTTCAGTTGGTCCAACTCATCAACGtcatcaagaaaaagaagaaacctTTTGTGGACTAAACATTCTTTGATCATGGAAGCTCCTTCATCAATATCACTTAGATCAATCTTATCCTCTTGCAAAAGATCTGAAAGAAGATTTTTCTGTAGGCTAATCAAACCACTGCTTTCTTTTGCGATCTCTCGAATATTTGCAACAAAACTGCTGCATTGAAATCTGTCACAATGCAGGTTAAAAAGAGCTTTCGCAATGGTTGTTTTCCCTATTCCAGGTTCTCCATAAATCATCAATGTGGGAGAATTAGTCGAGCTATCTTGTAACCAGAAACTAATCTCTTTTACACGGGGATATATTCCAACTGGATATGGGGCAAAACTCAAAACTTTGCGACTCAGTTTACCCCAAATGTCCTCAACAATTTCTTGAATAAACTTCAGCTCATCCCTGCCAGAAGAAAAGGACCACTCAGATAGATTACATTGGTTAAATGCAAATTATGTCACAACTGAACAAGATGGAAGTTGAATGTCAGTAAACAGCCCTCATGATAGAAGATCAATATCGTAAAACAGCAGAATATTATAAATATTGAAAGTTCCGTCGCACTTTCATTATTTGAACACGTATCTTTTTAACAATGCAGAGccaaaataaatttcatttagctTACCCGTCTTCTAGAACTAACCCTGACGTATTTGC encodes:
- the LOC132064489 gene encoding disease resistance protein RPV1-like isoform X1, with translation MMSAEKASISRPRCSYHVYLSYRGQEISMNFINLLHTALTDVGIQTFKRHSEGRKGKIVGSELQKAVKESRISIIVFSEDYAYSRRCLDELVNILQRKQSAGHMILPVFCRVDPSHVRKQTGSYAKAFHNYEEQIMVGTVERRNEHIAKVNIWRTSLKEVANTSGLVLEDGDELKFIQEIVEDIWGKLSRKVLSFAPYPVGIYPRVKEISFWLQDSSTNSPTLMIYGEPGIGKTTIAKALFNLHCDRFQCSSFVANIREIAKESSGLISLQKNLLSDLLQEDKIDLSDIDEGASMIKECLVHKRFLLFLDDVDELDQLKAILDSRDWIPTGSKVIITTTNESLLNRHDAFVMYETKRLDNCEALQLFSLHTFGQDHPVKEYMKQSKQIVKHCRGVPLALQVLASSLCGESIDTWENAIKKLERYSECHNHKVLELSYEALPDDHEKNVFLDIACFFVGKDKDYTIKILDECGFHATAEIQNLIDRCLLTVTPENKLMMHQLLQEMGKEIICRESPTEPGKCSRIWHHKEALSILQKETVTECIEGLVLKMRESDKSKPDRHDNISKRPHCDDSTSTSTLTLKKNSPKRLCLGLFSWRRVNSVLERPQTVPNEAGISTKAFSKMQELRFLEFDNVQLSGTYEGFPKNLRWLLWHGVQLTSFPSSFPHENLVVLEMSNSNLHRTWEGAKSLRSLKILDLSHSHSLMKTPDFSGLLNLERVILEDCISLVKVHESIGGLNKLLVLNLKGCESLRKLPKKTGEIKSLEELTLCGCSKLEFSTTMRNRSDSLPAKSVYSIFWSWMSLWPKSVSSVAELFQVTLQSLDISHCNLTDTVIPCDLSVLSCLKYLNLRGNLISTLPASLKSLTMLQSLQLADCTRLQWIPELPLSLQLLNARNCRSLNRVTNLPNFMRSLELHLESCGKLVEVQGVFKLDPIEDIVDILDLSCRDNLQVRAADVVELCNYLTSTKSKGLVQGLYEFGIHSIFIPGGKVPTKFNNISTGSSIAFTVPQLPNVKIQGLEICIAYAEYYEECFSQRHFIKVSNKTKGIKWIYGPTIFGIAGPCNPMLWFSHWKLGDQLERGDQVVVSLSMSCLVKEFGVHLVCSEQREEDTLSENAKEGCRRPCYPLQHAIGGDLSPYELSSGVYHLSIYS
- the LOC132064489 gene encoding disease resistance protein RPV1-like isoform X2, which translates into the protein MMSAEKASISRPRCSYHVYLSYRGQEISMNFINLLHTALTDVGIQTFKRHSEGRKGKIVGSELQKAVKESRISIIVFSEDYAYSRRCLDELVNILQRKQSAGHMILPVFCRVDPSHVRKQTGSYAKAFHNYEEQIMVGTVERRNEHIAKVNIWRTSLKEVANTSGDELKFIQEIVEDIWGKLSRKVLSFAPYPVGIYPRVKEISFWLQDSSTNSPTLMIYGEPGIGKTTIAKALFNLHCDRFQCSSFVANIREIAKESSGLISLQKNLLSDLLQEDKIDLSDIDEGASMIKECLVHKRFLLFLDDVDELDQLKAILDSRDWIPTGSKVIITTTNESLLNRHDAFVMYETKRLDNCEALQLFSLHTFGQDHPVKEYMKQSKQIVKHCRGVPLALQVLASSLCGESIDTWENAIKKLERYSECHNHKVLELSYEALPDDHEKNVFLDIACFFVGKDKDYTIKILDECGFHATAEIQNLIDRCLLTVTPENKLMMHQLLQEMGKEIICRESPTEPGKCSRIWHHKEALSILQKETVTECIEGLVLKMRESDKSKPDRHDNISKRPHCDDSTSTSTLTLKKNSPKRLCLGLFSWRRVNSVLERPQTVPNEAGISTKAFSKMQELRFLEFDNVQLSGTYEGFPKNLRWLLWHGVQLTSFPSSFPHENLVVLEMSNSNLHRTWEGAKSLRSLKILDLSHSHSLMKTPDFSGLLNLERVILEDCISLVKVHESIGGLNKLLVLNLKGCESLRKLPKKTGEIKSLEELTLCGCSKLEFSTTMRNRSDSLPAKSVYSIFWSWMSLWPKSVSSVAELFQVTLQSLDISHCNLTDTVIPCDLSVLSCLKYLNLRGNLISTLPASLKSLTMLQSLQLADCTRLQWIPELPLSLQLLNARNCRSLNRVTNLPNFMRSLELHLESCGKLVEVQGVFKLDPIEDIVDILDLSCRDNLQVRAADVVELCNYLTSTKSKGLVQGLYEFGIHSIFIPGGKVPTKFNNISTGSSIAFTVPQLPNVKIQGLEICIAYAEYYEECFSQRHFIKVSNKTKGIKWIYGPTIFGIAGPCNPMLWFSHWKLGDQLERGDQVVVSLSMSCLVKEFGVHLVCSEQREEDTLSENAKEGCRRPCYPLQHAIGGDLSPYELSSGVYHLSIYS